In Pseudorasbora parva isolate DD20220531a chromosome 9, ASM2467924v1, whole genome shotgun sequence, the following proteins share a genomic window:
- the LOC137090070 gene encoding bone morphogenetic protein 4 isoform X2, whose amino-acid sequence MGLQLEALKSIILEYLGMDAPPRSGGRASHQDLVRMYRQYRRIGQLLKGNSSEEQELQPARRASTLLFPTTVHPLNSSMDSRQQWFRAAFHKNSRIKTGVNLKHARLRIKRPHIDKISPGQPWLSKDIVVRIHTTGYHKETVFHTRDLRSRNVMLDLTVAVEKWLKDTSAELLIVEICLLKKQEVRTQSMPRVLLQLDQEGRRSRRALSTKEESVEDEGHCKRKSLNVSFKEIGWSDWVIAPSGYSMHYCDGSCPHNYKPASMHTQVKSRLHLMSKGMTPGPCCVPAAYEPMVLMHYDSRGKLKLTPFNDLIVSKCHCA is encoded by the exons ATGGGCCTGCAGCTTGAGGCTCTGAAGAGCATTATTCTGGAGTACCTGGGGATGGACGCACCACCCAGGTCTGGTGGAAGAGCTTCTCACCAGGACTTGGTCAGGATGTACCGTCAGTATAGGAGAATTGGACAACTGCTAAAAGGGAATTCCAGTGAAGAGCAGGAGCTCCAGCCTGCAAGAAGAGCCTCTACTTTGCTCTTTCCCACGACAG TACATCCTCTGAATTCAAGCATGGATTCAAGGCAACAGTGGTTCAGAGCTGCTTTCCACAAGAACTCGCGCATCAAAACTGGAGTCAACCTTAAACACGCAAGGCTGCGAATTAAGAGACCTCACATTGACAAAATTTCACCCGGCCAGCCGTGGCTATCAAAAGACATTGTGGTTAGAATACATACAACTGGTTATCATAAAGAGACTGTATTTCATACGAGGGACTTGAGGTCTCGGAATGTCATGTTGGATTTAACAGTTGCAGTTGAGAAGTGGCTTAAGGACACAAGTGCTGAGCTTTTAATTGTTGAAATTTGCCTCCTCAAAAAACAAGAAGTGAGAACACAATCCATGCCTCGGGTTCTTTTACAACTTGACCAAGAAGGGAGGAGAAGCAGGAGAGCTCTTTCTACTAAGGAGGAAAGTGTTGAGGATGAAGGTCACTGCAAGAGAAAGTCCTTAAATGTTTCCTTCAAAGAGATCGGCTGGTCAGACTGGGTTATCGCTCCTTCGGGCTATTCTATGCACTACTGTGATGGTTCCTGTCCACATAATTATAAACCTGCCAGTATGCATACACAGGTTAAGTCTCGTCTGCATCTTATGTCCAAAGGAATGACACCCGGGCCCTGCTGCGTACCAGCTGCCTATGAGCCAATGGTTCTCATGCACTATGACAGTCGTGGAAAGCTGAAACTCACACCTTTCAACGATTTGATAGTTAGTAAGTGCCACTGTGCATGA
- the LOC137090070 gene encoding bone morphogenetic protein 4 isoform X1 — protein sequence MQNSVAQCFLLSVGAVIFSSCLRESTAQREHEETYMGLQLEALKSIILEYLGMDAPPRSGGRASHQDLVRMYRQYRRIGQLLKGNSSEEQELQPARRASTLLFPTTVHPLNSSMDSRQQWFRAAFHKNSRIKTGVNLKHARLRIKRPHIDKISPGQPWLSKDIVVRIHTTGYHKETVFHTRDLRSRNVMLDLTVAVEKWLKDTSAELLIVEICLLKKQEVRTQSMPRVLLQLDQEGRRSRRALSTKEESVEDEGHCKRKSLNVSFKEIGWSDWVIAPSGYSMHYCDGSCPHNYKPASMHTQVKSRLHLMSKGMTPGPCCVPAAYEPMVLMHYDSRGKLKLTPFNDLIVSKCHCA from the exons ATGCAGAACTCAGTAGCACAGTGCTTTCTCCTTTCTGTTGGGGCTGTTATTTTTAGCTCTTGTCTGAGAGAGTCTACAGCTCAACGGGAGCATGAGGAAACGTACATGGGCCTGCAGCTTGAGGCTCTGAAGAGCATTATTCTGGAGTACCTGGGGATGGACGCACCACCCAGGTCTGGTGGAAGAGCTTCTCACCAGGACTTGGTCAGGATGTACCGTCAGTATAGGAGAATTGGACAACTGCTAAAAGGGAATTCCAGTGAAGAGCAGGAGCTCCAGCCTGCAAGAAGAGCCTCTACTTTGCTCTTTCCCACGACAG TACATCCTCTGAATTCAAGCATGGATTCAAGGCAACAGTGGTTCAGAGCTGCTTTCCACAAGAACTCGCGCATCAAAACTGGAGTCAACCTTAAACACGCAAGGCTGCGAATTAAGAGACCTCACATTGACAAAATTTCACCCGGCCAGCCGTGGCTATCAAAAGACATTGTGGTTAGAATACATACAACTGGTTATCATAAAGAGACTGTATTTCATACGAGGGACTTGAGGTCTCGGAATGTCATGTTGGATTTAACAGTTGCAGTTGAGAAGTGGCTTAAGGACACAAGTGCTGAGCTTTTAATTGTTGAAATTTGCCTCCTCAAAAAACAAGAAGTGAGAACACAATCCATGCCTCGGGTTCTTTTACAACTTGACCAAGAAGGGAGGAGAAGCAGGAGAGCTCTTTCTACTAAGGAGGAAAGTGTTGAGGATGAAGGTCACTGCAAGAGAAAGTCCTTAAATGTTTCCTTCAAAGAGATCGGCTGGTCAGACTGGGTTATCGCTCCTTCGGGCTATTCTATGCACTACTGTGATGGTTCCTGTCCACATAATTATAAACCTGCCAGTATGCATACACAGGTTAAGTCTCGTCTGCATCTTATGTCCAAAGGAATGACACCCGGGCCCTGCTGCGTACCAGCTGCCTATGAGCCAATGGTTCTCATGCACTATGACAGTCGTGGAAAGCTGAAACTCACACCTTTCAACGATTTGATAGTTAGTAAGTGCCACTGTGCATGA